One region of Hydrogenobacter hydrogenophilus genomic DNA includes:
- a CDS encoding LL-diaminopimelate aminotransferase: MVEYSERIKSLPPYLFAQIDKKKREKLSQGVDIIDLGVGDPDIPTPEPIVRAMQKAVEKPEHHRYPSYEGMLSFRSAVADFYKRRFGVFLDPHKEVIALIGSKEGIAHFPLAFINPGDVVLCPDPAYPVYKIGTIFAGGVPYTLPLKEENHFLPDFKSIPEEVLRKAKIIWVNYPNNPTSAVATENFYRELIQWAKEHNIIVASDLAYSEIYFGEEKPLSILQIEGAKDIAIEFHSLSKTYNMTGWRIGMAVGNEHLIAGLGKVKTNVDSGQFQAIQEAAITALNLPDSEVQKIRDIYKQRREVMVKALEDIGLEVYKSSATFYLWVKVPKGFTSAEFVSLLLDQCGIVCTPGNGFGDYGEGYFRISLTVPTERLLQAVERISKLKIL, translated from the coding sequence ATGGTGGAATACTCAGAAAGGATAAAGAGCTTACCACCCTACCTTTTTGCACAGATAGACAAAAAGAAAAGGGAAAAGCTCTCTCAGGGTGTGGACATAATAGACCTTGGGGTAGGTGATCCTGATATACCAACACCTGAACCTATAGTGAGAGCCATGCAAAAAGCAGTAGAAAAACCCGAGCATCATAGATATCCCTCTTACGAAGGCATGCTATCTTTTAGGTCTGCGGTTGCGGATTTTTACAAAAGGAGGTTCGGCGTTTTTCTTGATCCTCACAAAGAGGTAATAGCGCTCATAGGCTCAAAGGAAGGCATAGCCCACTTTCCTTTAGCTTTTATAAATCCCGGTGATGTGGTGCTCTGCCCTGACCCAGCTTACCCCGTTTATAAGATAGGTACTATATTTGCAGGAGGCGTGCCTTATACCCTGCCTCTAAAAGAAGAGAATCACTTTTTACCTGATTTTAAAAGCATTCCAGAAGAAGTTCTAAGAAAAGCAAAAATCATTTGGGTAAATTATCCTAACAACCCCACCTCTGCGGTTGCAACGGAGAACTTTTACAGGGAACTAATACAATGGGCAAAGGAGCACAACATAATAGTGGCATCTGACCTTGCCTATTCGGAGATATACTTTGGAGAAGAAAAACCCCTTTCCATACTCCAAATAGAAGGAGCTAAGGATATAGCTATAGAGTTTCACTCTTTGTCAAAAACGTACAACATGACTGGTTGGCGTATAGGTATGGCGGTAGGAAATGAACATCTTATTGCTGGGCTTGGTAAAGTAAAAACCAATGTGGATTCTGGACAGTTCCAAGCTATCCAAGAGGCAGCTATAACAGCACTAAACCTTCCAGATAGCGAGGTCCAAAAGATAAGAGATATCTACAAACAAAGAAGAGAGGTTATGGTAAAGGCTCTTGAAGACATAGGTCTTGAGGTCTATAAATCCTCTGCCACCTTTTACCTTTGGGTGAAAGTTCCCAAAGGCTTTACTTCTGCGGAGTTTGTTTCTTTACTTCTTGACCAGTGTGGTATAGTTTGCACACCAGGAAACGGCTTTGGAGATTACGGAGAGGGCTACTTTCGTATATCACTCACTGTACCCACCGAAAGACTCCTTCAGGCGGTGGAAAGGATCAGTAAATTAAAAATATTATGA
- a CDS encoding N-glycosylase/DNA lyase codes for MFEDLQRAIESVEPYVKQRISEFKRLRSEGITHYDFRPFLKVELDADIFSELCFCILTANSSASMGILLQKEIGIDGFKSMDLEELTQIISKHGHRFARQRAERIVKAREVFEDVLGLVQSAKSGKEIRDLLSDACSKYKVQGFGLKEASHFLRNIGFDDVAIVDRHVLRYLKEKKLIPEQKTLTRRIYLTAEERLAEICSKLNLTQAELDLYIFYIKTKKVLK; via the coding sequence ATGTTTGAGGACTTGCAAAGGGCTATAGAATCTGTAGAACCTTATGTAAAGCAGAGAATAAGTGAGTTCAAAAGACTAAGAAGTGAAGGGATAACGCATTACGACTTTAGACCTTTTCTAAAGGTAGAGCTTGATGCGGACATATTTTCAGAACTCTGCTTTTGTATTCTTACCGCAAACTCTTCCGCAAGCATGGGCATACTTCTCCAGAAGGAGATAGGCATAGATGGCTTTAAGAGTATGGACCTTGAGGAGCTAACACAAATCATATCTAAGCACGGACATAGGTTTGCAAGACAGAGAGCAGAAAGGATAGTAAAGGCAAGGGAAGTTTTTGAAGATGTTCTTGGGCTTGTGCAGAGTGCAAAGAGCGGAAAGGAGATAAGAGACCTCCTGAGCGATGCTTGTTCCAAGTATAAGGTTCAGGGATTTGGACTAAAAGAAGCCTCTCACTTTCTTAGAAATATAGGTTTTGACGATGTTGCCATCGTTGACAGACATGTCTTAAGGTACTTAAAAGAGAAAAAACTAATACCTGAACAAAAGACACTCACCAGAAGGATATACCTGACTGCAGAAGAGAGGCTCGCAGAGATATGTTCTAAGCTAAATCTTACTCAAGCGGAGCTTGATCTTTATATTTTTTACATAAAAACCAAAAAGGTGCTCAAATGA
- the purD gene encoding phosphoribosylamine--glycine ligase, with translation MKVLVVGNGGREHALVWKLKQSPLVKEIYVAKGNAGIWQIAKRVDIEPYNIKELADFAEKEGIDFTVVGPEAPLVEGIVDEFESRGLRIFGPSRRASQLEGSKVFAKSFMLRHNIPTAVYEVFEDPTKAKRFIRDFGVPLVIKADGLASGKGAVVCYDENTAISTVERLMVRGELGPAGKRVVIEQFLEGEEVSYIVLLDGDRYVPLPTSQDHKRLLDGDKGPNTGGMGAYSPTPFVDQDTERNIKELIIDRLIKGLKEEGIHYRGFLYAGLMLTKEGPKVLEFNVRLGDPEAQPILMRIKGDFMKNLLDFYEGKEVSLEVDERCALCVVLANKGYPEKPQRGSVIHGLENIKDPDVIVFHAGTDIEDGKLIAKGGRVLNVCAWADTISKAREKVYRAVENIKFEGMQYRKDIGIKAVNLL, from the coding sequence GTGAAGGTTCTTGTAGTAGGAAACGGAGGAAGGGAACACGCCTTAGTTTGGAAGTTAAAGCAGAGTCCTTTAGTCAAAGAAATTTACGTAGCTAAGGGAAACGCTGGTATATGGCAGATAGCTAAAAGGGTTGATATAGAACCTTACAACATAAAAGAACTTGCGGACTTTGCTGAAAAGGAAGGTATAGACTTTACCGTTGTAGGACCCGAGGCTCCCCTCGTAGAGGGCATAGTGGATGAGTTTGAAAGCAGGGGACTTAGGATATTTGGACCTAGCAGGAGAGCCTCCCAATTGGAAGGTAGTAAAGTGTTTGCTAAAAGCTTTATGCTAAGGCATAACATACCCACCGCCGTGTACGAAGTTTTTGAAGATCCTACAAAAGCCAAAAGGTTTATCAGGGACTTTGGAGTACCTCTGGTAATAAAGGCTGATGGACTTGCAAGTGGCAAAGGTGCTGTGGTTTGCTACGATGAAAATACCGCCATATCTACTGTGGAGAGACTGATGGTAAGGGGTGAGCTGGGTCCTGCAGGGAAGAGAGTGGTAATAGAGCAGTTCCTTGAAGGGGAGGAAGTTTCTTATATAGTGCTTTTGGACGGAGATAGGTATGTGCCACTTCCCACTTCTCAGGACCATAAGCGACTTCTTGACGGTGATAAAGGACCCAACACAGGTGGTATGGGAGCTTACTCACCCACACCCTTTGTAGACCAAGATACAGAGAGAAATATAAAGGAACTGATAATAGATAGACTGATAAAGGGACTAAAGGAAGAGGGCATACACTACAGAGGATTTTTGTATGCAGGGCTTATGCTCACCAAAGAGGGACCCAAAGTGCTTGAATTTAACGTAAGGCTCGGAGACCCAGAAGCGCAACCCATACTTATGAGAATCAAAGGAGACTTCATGAAGAATCTCTTGGACTTTTACGAAGGAAAGGAAGTGTCTTTGGAAGTAGATGAAAGATGCGCTCTGTGTGTGGTGCTTGCAAATAAGGGATACCCAGAAAAACCCCAAAGGGGAAGCGTTATACACGGGCTTGAGAACATAAAAGACCCTGATGTAATAGTGTTTCACGCGGGAACGGATATAGAAGATGGAAAGCTAATAGCAAAAGGTGGAAGGGTTCTAAATGTGTGTGCGTGGGCAGATACCATATCAAAAGCCAGAGAAAAGGTATATAGAGCCGTAGAAAATATAAAGTTTGAAGGTATGCAGTACAGAAAAGATATAGGAATAAAAGCGGTTAACCTTCTTTGA
- a CDS encoding acetoin utilization protein AcuC, which translates to MRKLIGSLKYRDLRYTKNHPLRIPRVSLLMEFLRAMDLIEEDEIIESREAHQEELLLYHKEDYIRALQEADACMCVKRQHRERYNIGTYENPVSPAMWKGSLLATGSSIQAAEVFLKGGIAFNPAGGMHHAYPDRANGFCFINDPAITIEFLKRQGIKRILYIDLDAHHCDAIQDYYYEDDSVFVLSLHQSPEYAFPFKSGFLEEMGRGRGKGFNMNVPLPKGTKDRDYLYALEESLRIVKEIFQPEVYVLQLGTDTLREDYLSKLELSNAGFLRAFDMVREAFGEGIYIGGGGYHPIALVRAWAVLWCRITGREIPTEIKPTAKEVLLKVDFEEFDDDEDKSYMYNRLLDELNDEPVKQEVKSLMEKVRSYFLV; encoded by the coding sequence ATGAGAAAGCTAATAGGCAGTTTAAAATACAGAGACCTTAGATACACAAAGAACCATCCCCTTAGGATACCTCGCGTTTCTTTGCTGATGGAGTTTCTCAGGGCTATGGACTTAATAGAGGAAGATGAGATAATAGAAAGCAGAGAAGCGCATCAGGAGGAACTTTTGCTTTATCATAAGGAGGACTATATACGCGCCCTGCAAGAGGCAGATGCTTGTATGTGCGTCAAAAGACAGCATAGGGAAAGATACAACATAGGCACTTACGAAAACCCTGTTTCGCCTGCCATGTGGAAGGGGTCTCTTTTGGCTACTGGGTCTTCTATACAAGCTGCGGAGGTATTTTTAAAGGGTGGTATAGCCTTTAATCCTGCAGGTGGTATGCACCACGCTTATCCGGATAGAGCAAATGGCTTTTGTTTCATCAACGATCCTGCTATTACCATAGAGTTTTTAAAAAGGCAGGGCATAAAAAGAATACTTTACATAGACTTAGATGCGCATCATTGCGACGCCATTCAGGATTACTACTACGAAGATGACAGTGTGTTTGTCCTCTCTTTGCACCAATCCCCTGAGTATGCCTTCCCCTTCAAGAGTGGTTTTTTAGAGGAAATGGGTAGAGGCAGAGGAAAAGGTTTTAATATGAATGTACCACTTCCTAAGGGTACAAAGGACAGAGATTACCTTTACGCTCTGGAAGAAAGTTTGAGGATAGTCAAAGAGATCTTTCAGCCCGAGGTGTATGTGCTACAGCTGGGAACAGACACTCTAAGAGAGGATTACCTTTCCAAGTTGGAACTTTCTAACGCAGGATTTTTGCGTGCCTTTGATATGGTAAGAGAAGCCTTTGGAGAAGGTATATACATAGGAGGTGGTGGATACCATCCCATAGCTCTGGTAAGAGCTTGGGCAGTCCTTTGGTGTAGGATAACTGGTAGGGAGATACCTACAGAGATAAAGCCTACCGCCAAGGAAGTGCTTTTAAAAGTAGATTTTGAAGAGTTTGACGATGATGAAGATAAGTCTTATATGTACAACAGGCTTTTAGATGAACTCAACGATGAACCTGTAAAGCAAGAAGTAAAAAGCCTTATGGAAAAAGTCAGGTCTTATTTTCTGGTATAA
- a CDS encoding PDC sensor domain-containing protein, with amino-acid sequence MKEIELSQLCTFVPTVEHETTLEEVLKLFKEREPHELFVVVKDGKPIGFVKRKDVSSAIYRADLLVGDLLKPFIRLRNIKTTVDNIQGLFDFFNLQKDPIVVVNRNGLYVGVLFYHVLLHYVCMYKDTETSIFQKLRKLFGQPYYLYVFFLKGKKDFRERFGAVKEEGLYKILYEDIKDTIPGDITLLRDEGEVYALSKEKLSKDKVKEIIEGFHKEFSLLYADAKPVYVQGYMLPLEPIKSYEEFFKLASDTRDRLKGVEASFFILHGLQPSVVMCEYASKELIAKIKEQITQDFKTILDRILKEDRELWEYVLYDFFKDYPYFELFYIMNEKGIQISNNVINPKTKYHIKAGKKGADRSEKPYFKQAMKDGMYISDIYISQATDDFCITLSSKFQYKDKTYVLAGDINYREIHKLVKSYAKQ; translated from the coding sequence ATGAAGGAGATAGAGCTATCACAGCTTTGTACTTTTGTACCTACTGTAGAGCACGAGACGACCCTTGAGGAGGTTCTAAAACTCTTTAAAGAGCGTGAGCCCCATGAACTCTTCGTTGTGGTAAAAGATGGAAAACCCATAGGTTTTGTTAAAAGAAAAGATGTAAGTTCTGCCATATATAGGGCTGACCTCTTAGTAGGCGACCTTCTAAAGCCTTTTATTAGGCTAAGGAACATAAAAACCACTGTGGATAACATTCAAGGTCTTTTTGACTTTTTTAATTTGCAAAAAGACCCCATAGTGGTGGTAAACAGGAACGGTTTATATGTGGGTGTGCTTTTTTATCATGTACTTTTGCACTATGTGTGCATGTATAAAGATACAGAAACTTCCATTTTTCAGAAGCTTAGGAAACTTTTTGGACAACCCTATTATCTTTATGTTTTTTTCTTAAAGGGGAAGAAGGATTTTAGAGAGCGGTTTGGAGCGGTAAAAGAAGAAGGGCTCTACAAGATACTTTACGAGGATATAAAGGATACCATCCCGGGCGACATAACCCTTTTGAGAGATGAAGGGGAGGTGTATGCACTCTCCAAAGAGAAACTCTCTAAGGATAAGGTAAAAGAGATCATAGAAGGCTTTCACAAGGAGTTTTCCCTCCTTTACGCAGATGCAAAACCCGTTTATGTGCAGGGCTACATGCTACCCCTTGAACCTATAAAGAGTTATGAGGAGTTTTTTAAGTTGGCTTCTGACACAAGAGACAGATTAAAGGGTGTGGAAGCATCCTTCTTTATACTGCACGGACTACAGCCTTCTGTTGTCATGTGTGAGTATGCATCAAAGGAACTCATTGCTAAGATAAAGGAACAGATAACTCAAGATTTCAAAACCATTCTTGATAGGATACTTAAAGAAGACAGAGAACTTTGGGAGTATGTGCTTTACGACTTTTTCAAGGATTACCCTTACTTTGAGCTTTTTTACATAATGAACGAGAAGGGTATACAGATATCCAACAATGTGATAAACCCAAAAACAAAGTATCACATAAAGGCAGGTAAAAAAGGAGCGGATAGGTCAGAAAAGCCTTACTTCAAGCAGGCCATGAAGGACGGCATGTACATATCAGACATATACATCTCTCAAGCTACAGATGACTTTTGTATAACGCTCTCCTCAAAATTTCAGTATAAAGATAAGACTTATGTGCTTGCTGGAGACATAAACTATAGGGAGATACACAAGCTTGTAAAAAGCTACGCCAAACAATGA
- a CDS encoding Maf family protein, whose protein sequence is MKLLILASSSKRRVDILRMLGFKFLVIPSGVDESVSECSPILIARRLAFKKSFTVWKDYKYATVIGADTLVVADGKVLGKPKDAEQALQMLRALSGRWHSVITAVCIISTGKRIVFHDIARVKFRHIEDKELKEYIQTSEPWDKAGAYAVQGFGATFVEKIVGDFYTVMGLPVGKTYKLLKDVLD, encoded by the coding sequence GTGAAGCTTCTCATACTTGCGTCAAGTTCCAAAAGAAGAGTGGATATACTGCGTATGCTGGGTTTTAAGTTCTTGGTTATTCCTTCGGGGGTTGATGAAAGTGTAAGTGAGTGCTCTCCCATCTTGATAGCAAGGCGCTTAGCTTTCAAAAAGAGCTTCACAGTATGGAAGGACTATAAGTACGCTACTGTAATCGGAGCGGACACATTGGTAGTAGCGGATGGTAAGGTGTTGGGAAAACCAAAAGATGCAGAACAAGCCTTACAAATGCTTCGCGCTCTTTCTGGAAGATGGCACAGTGTGATAACAGCGGTGTGTATAATATCCACAGGCAAAAGGATAGTCTTTCATGATATAGCACGCGTTAAGTTTAGGCATATAGAAGACAAGGAGCTAAAGGAGTATATACAAACCTCTGAACCTTGGGATAAGGCAGGGGCTTATGCGGTGCAAGGTTTTGGTGCAACTTTTGTTGAAAAGATCGTAGGAGATTTTTATACTGTGATGGGATTACCCGTAGGAAAAACCTACAAACTCCTAAAGGATGTTTTAGATTAA
- a CDS encoding UDP-glucose dehydrogenase family protein, whose protein sequence is MNITVVGGGYVGLTTGICLSHLGYKVKVVEKIPQKVQMLKEGHLPIYEPGLEELLQESLKQDRISFTTDIVEGIDFSQVIFVCVGTPEQEDGSADLSQVEEVARLTAQHMKDYKLLIEKSTVPVNTHKLIKKTVQRYMKSPIEFDVVSNPEFLREGNAVKDFLEPDRIVIGVESDRAKSIMQEIYKPIKAPIIFTDPATAELIKHASNSFLAMKISFINMIADLCEKTGADVKLVADGIGYDKRIGRAFLDAGIGWGGSCFPKDVKAFIKIAEDHGVDFSLLKEVEKINAERIDRFIQKVKTALWSLKDKRLAVWGLSFKPNTDDIRYAPSIKVVSALLKHGAKLSLYDPKAMNNFKRLFPEGKDLSYAQDMYQALVDCEALLILTEWEEFKKADLQKVKELLRLPIIVDGRNIYEPSKMREEGFEYYCMGRS, encoded by the coding sequence ATGAATATAACCGTTGTAGGCGGTGGTTACGTAGGATTGACAACGGGCATATGTCTTTCCCATCTGGGATACAAAGTGAAAGTGGTGGAGAAAATTCCACAGAAAGTACAGATGCTAAAAGAGGGACATCTCCCCATTTACGAGCCAGGACTAGAAGAACTCCTCCAAGAGAGCCTCAAACAGGATAGGATAAGTTTTACTACGGATATCGTTGAAGGAATTGATTTTTCCCAAGTGATTTTTGTATGTGTTGGTACACCCGAGCAAGAAGACGGCTCTGCAGACCTATCACAGGTGGAGGAGGTAGCAAGACTCACTGCACAGCATATGAAGGACTACAAACTGCTAATAGAAAAGTCCACAGTGCCAGTAAATACCCACAAGCTCATCAAAAAGACCGTGCAAAGATATATGAAAAGTCCTATAGAGTTTGATGTGGTTTCCAATCCTGAGTTTTTAAGAGAGGGGAATGCGGTAAAGGACTTTTTAGAGCCGGACAGAATAGTTATAGGTGTTGAAAGTGATAGAGCAAAGAGCATTATGCAGGAAATCTACAAACCCATAAAGGCACCCATTATATTCACAGACCCAGCCACAGCAGAACTTATAAAACACGCATCTAATTCCTTCTTAGCCATGAAGATATCTTTCATAAACATGATAGCAGACCTGTGTGAAAAAACGGGAGCGGACGTAAAGTTGGTAGCAGATGGTATAGGATACGATAAGAGGATAGGGAGGGCTTTCTTGGATGCAGGCATAGGCTGGGGTGGAAGTTGTTTCCCCAAAGATGTAAAAGCCTTCATAAAGATAGCAGAAGATCACGGGGTTGACTTTTCATTGCTCAAAGAGGTAGAGAAGATAAACGCAGAGAGGATAGATAGGTTTATTCAAAAGGTGAAGACTGCACTCTGGAGCTTAAAGGACAAAAGGTTAGCAGTTTGGGGGCTTTCTTTCAAACCCAACACAGATGACATAAGGTACGCACCCTCTATAAAGGTGGTGTCCGCTCTTCTCAAGCACGGAGCCAAGCTAAGTTTATATGATCCCAAAGCTATGAATAACTTCAAAAGACTCTTCCCCGAAGGCAAGGACCTCTCCTACGCACAAGATATGTACCAGGCACTTGTGGACTGTGAGGCACTTCTCATACTTACCGAATGGGAAGAGTTTAAAAAGGCTGACCTTCAAAAAGTAAAAGAACTTCTCAGGCTTCCCATAATAGTAGATGGTAGGAACATATATGAACCATCAAAGATGAGAGAGGAGGGCTTTGAGTACTACTGCATGGGACGCTCATGA
- a CDS encoding AI-2E family transporter — MSKERVFSYFLLGMTLLFAILVLLVLMPFLNPILWAIIFSLVAYPVHLRLSNLLRSATISSLLITFAVALFIVIPVFFIGIVAVRQSVEITRTLLDYFQSHTMIDALHNLYRVPFADRILTEDMLQKIYAYAQSDEFRSSITSYLGKLTQKAGELFTSMLLATGSVIFKSFVFLISLFFILRDGRKFIQFFERFLPMYKEDLYEILLTIYKTILAVVYGSIGVAVVQAVLGFVAYTIVGVNYSLVWALLTFIASFVPPFGTGFVWFPIAVYTFLSKGIFYGIFMLLWGILVISTVDNIIRPMIMKKGINMPYIVLFFSTVGGMLAFGFIGLFLGPLVFTVLFSLAVIYERRLLKEG, encoded by the coding sequence ATGAGCAAAGAAAGGGTATTCTCTTATTTTTTACTGGGTATGACTCTACTGTTTGCCATTCTGGTGCTTTTGGTTCTTATGCCTTTTTTAAACCCCATACTGTGGGCTATAATATTTTCCCTTGTTGCCTATCCTGTGCATTTAAGACTGTCAAACCTTTTGCGAAGCGCTACTATCTCCTCTTTGCTTATAACCTTTGCGGTAGCACTTTTCATAGTCATACCCGTGTTTTTTATAGGCATTGTCGCAGTCAGGCAAAGCGTAGAGATAACAAGAACATTACTTGATTACTTTCAGAGCCATACCATGATAGATGCCTTGCATAACCTTTACAGAGTACCTTTTGCGGACAGAATTCTAACGGAAGACATGCTACAGAAGATTTATGCCTACGCACAGTCTGACGAATTCAGAAGTAGTATTACTTCATACCTTGGTAAGCTCACTCAAAAGGCAGGAGAGCTTTTTACTTCCATGCTTTTAGCAACTGGGTCTGTTATTTTCAAGTCTTTTGTGTTTTTGATAAGTCTATTTTTCATACTTAGGGACGGCAGGAAATTCATTCAGTTTTTTGAAAGATTCCTTCCCATGTACAAAGAAGATCTTTACGAGATCTTGCTGACCATTTACAAAACTATACTTGCCGTTGTTTATGGAAGCATAGGAGTAGCTGTAGTTCAGGCGGTTCTGGGATTTGTTGCTTACACCATAGTAGGAGTTAACTATTCCCTTGTTTGGGCTTTACTTACCTTCATCGCTTCCTTTGTTCCGCCTTTTGGAACAGGCTTTGTATGGTTTCCTATAGCGGTATACACCTTCTTAAGCAAAGGTATATTTTACGGCATATTTATGTTGCTTTGGGGAATTCTTGTTATATCTACTGTTGATAACATAATTAGACCCATGATCATGAAAAAGGGTATAAATATGCCTTATATAGTGCTTTTCTTCTCAACAGTAGGAGGTATGTTGGCTTTTGGTTTTATTGGGCTATTTTTGGGACCTTTGGTGTTCACCGTCTTATTTTCCTTAGCGGTTATATATGAGAGGAGACTCCTCAAAGAAGGTTAA
- a CDS encoding F0F1 ATP synthase subunit delta: MINKTELSRKISRTLISSLPKDRQSMVSVSDFLGFLSELYRKERTFKDFMLNPLIPVSAKLSYLNALREKFGLPKELEQALSYIVQLSAFPFISQIKHFFDHEVEKTLRFSKAFLILAQKTDESQLKRIRDVVSKMLSRDLEFEVIEDKSLIGGFVVKTYGFVLDASIKKNLQEILRS, translated from the coding sequence ATGATTAACAAAACAGAGCTTTCAAGAAAAATATCCAGAACGCTCATAAGCTCTCTGCCCAAAGATAGGCAGAGTATGGTCTCTGTCTCAGACTTTCTTGGCTTTCTTTCCGAGCTCTACAGAAAAGAGAGAACCTTCAAGGACTTTATGCTAAACCCCCTTATACCTGTATCCGCTAAACTATCTTACCTGAATGCCCTGCGCGAGAAGTTTGGACTTCCCAAGGAGTTAGAACAAGCCCTCTCTTACATAGTACAGCTATCAGCCTTTCCCTTTATATCCCAAATAAAGCACTTCTTTGATCACGAAGTGGAAAAAACTCTTAGATTTTCAAAGGCTTTCCTAATTTTAGCCCAAAAAACCGACGAATCCCAACTTAAAAGGATAAGAGATGTGGTGAGCAAAATGCTCAGCAGAGATTTGGAGTTTGAGGTGATAGAAGATAAGAGTCTTATCGGTGGTTTTGTGGTAAAAACTTACGGCTTTGTTCTGGACGCATCCATAAAGAAGAATCTGCAAGAGATTCTTAGGAGTTAA
- a CDS encoding ATP synthase F0 subunit B, protein MDIQQALYPNFTLFVQAGLFLVFVFLVNYLFVRPYTRVIEERDSITERSLQEAKKLKDQATQLLSEASKILEEGRRESNAIIEQARKEAERLKAEILQRVEAETQQEISKAVEEIRKALEEEKAKLEGKVEEIAKLIRDKLLEEAA, encoded by the coding sequence ATGGACATACAGCAAGCTCTTTATCCCAACTTTACCCTTTTTGTGCAGGCAGGGTTGTTCTTAGTGTTTGTATTTTTAGTAAATTACCTCTTTGTAAGACCTTACACACGGGTCATAGAGGAAAGGGATAGCATAACAGAAAGAAGCTTGCAGGAAGCTAAGAAACTCAAAGATCAAGCAACTCAACTACTATCAGAGGCTTCTAAGATATTGGAAGAAGGAAGAAGAGAATCAAACGCCATAATAGAGCAAGCAAGGAAAGAAGCGGAAAGATTAAAAGCAGAGATCTTGCAAAGAGTAGAGGCAGAAACTCAGCAAGAGATATCTAAGGCAGTGGAAGAAATAAGAAAGGCTTTGGAAGAAGAAAAGGCGAAGCTTGAAGGAAAGGTAGAAGAGATAGCCAAGCTTATAAGGGATAAGCTGTTGGAGGAAGCAGCATGA